The Acidimicrobiales bacterium genome contains the following window.
TCGCGCCTCCCATCGAGTTCGCCGAGGAGGCCGAGCCTCACAGCAGGGCTGACGGCTGGCCTTGGTCGCGACCCGAACTGGCGACGCACCAGCGCTGCCCCAAATAGCTGACTATCGTTCCTCCGCTGTAGCTGAGCTCTAACATGGTCACTCCGGGCTATGGACCGCTCATACAGGACCGATGTGAGAAGGCCTCTCGACTGGGACCGCGCGTCCCTTCACTGGACTGCTGTTCTCCGGCACAGTAGCGAGCACCCGTGACCACGCCGACGCGGCCGAGTAGCCAGGAGGACAGCGCATCGTCCTACCGGGGCCCCGTGAGGGCCCCGGCTCGGACCGACACCACTATCGCTGCTGGCCTGCCCGAGAGCTTCAAGTATCGCCTCAAGCGCCTCCTCCTGGGCGCCCCCCTGGTCAGCGAGGACCTGAGCAGGCAGCGCCTGGGGAAGCCGACGGCGCTGGCCGTCCTGTCCTCGGACGTCATGTCGTCGTCGGCCTACGCCAGCGAGCAGATCCTTCGGGTCCTGGTGCCGGTCATCGGCGTGGCCGCCTTCTCCCTCGTCACCCCGATCACGCTCGTGATCCTGGCAGTGCTGGCGGTGGTGACGGCTTGCTACCGGGAGGTCGTGAAGTCCTACCCCAAGGCCGGGGGCTCGTACGTGGTGAGCAGGGACAACTTCGGGCCCAACGTGGCCCAGATAGCCGGCGCGGCGCTGCTCATCAGCTACACCATCACAGTGGCGGTCTCGGTGGCGGCCGGTACCGATGCCATCATCTCGGCCGTCCCCGCCCTGGGCGGCCTGGACGTCCCCCTCTCGGTTGTCTTCGTGATCCTCATCGCCTTCGGGAACCTCCGGGGCATCCGGGAGGCGGGGCGCGTGTTCGCGGTGCCCACCTACTTCTTCATCGTCAACATGGCCGTGCTGATCGCCTTCGGCCTTGCCCGGGCAGCGTTCGGGAACCTCCCCCAACACCAGGTCCATGCCGCTGGGGCCGTGTCTATCGGTCAGTCAGGTGCGGGCCTCCTCTTCGGGGCCTCCATCTTCATCGCCCTGCGTGCCTTCGCCAACGGGGCGTCGGCCATGACTGGTACCGAGGCGATATCCAACGGAGTCAGCGTCTTCCGGGATCCCCAGGCCAAGAATGCTCGCACGACCCTCGTTGCAATGAGCACCATCCTGGGCACCATGTTCCTGGGCATCTCGGCCCTGGCCGCGCTCACGCACTCGGTGCCATTTTCCGGCGGGACGCCCACTGTCATCTCTGAGATCGGCAAGCTCGTCTACGGAAGCGGCATCGGGGGCTCGGTGCTCTTCTTCTTGCTGCAGGCGGGCACCGCCTTCATCCTGATCCTGGCCGCCAACACCAGCTACACGGGCTTTCCCTTCCTGGTCAGCTTCGTGGCCGAAGACTCCTTCCTGCCGCGACAGCTGACCGAGCGCGGGCACCGCCTCGTCTTCTCCAACGGGATCCTCGTGTTGACGGTGGCGGCCATCGTGTTGCTGGTGGCGACCCGAGCCAAGGTGGCGTCTCTCATACCCATGTACGCGATCGGCGTGTTCACCGGATTCACTATGGCCGGCGCCGGTATGGTCAAACACCACCTTCGGCTTCGGGAGGCCCAGTGGCGTCGGAGCGTGGTCATCAACGCCACGGCTGCGGTGACGTGCTTTGTCGTCGTCCTCGTCTTCGCCATCACCGAGTTCACCAAGGGTGCCTGGGTGGTCGTGGTGGTCATGCCGCTCCTCGTCT
Protein-coding sequences here:
- a CDS encoding amino acid permease: MTTPTRPSSQEDSASSYRGPVRAPARTDTTIAAGLPESFKYRLKRLLLGAPLVSEDLSRQRLGKPTALAVLSSDVMSSSAYASEQILRVLVPVIGVAAFSLVTPITLVILAVLAVVTACYREVVKSYPKAGGSYVVSRDNFGPNVAQIAGAALLISYTITVAVSVAAGTDAIISAVPALGGLDVPLSVVFVILIAFGNLRGIREAGRVFAVPTYFFIVNMAVLIAFGLARAAFGNLPQHQVHAAGAVSIGQSGAGLLFGASIFIALRAFANGASAMTGTEAISNGVSVFRDPQAKNARTTLVAMSTILGTMFLGISALAALTHSVPFSGGTPTVISEIGKLVYGSGIGGSVLFFLLQAGTAFILILAANTSYTGFPFLVSFVAEDSFLPRQLTERGHRLVFSNGILVLTVAAIVLLVATRAKVASLIPMYAIGVFTGFTMAGAGMVKHHLRLREAQWRRSVVINATAAVTCFVVVLVFAITEFTKGAWVVVVVMPLLVYGLVRLNKEYRAEDAVLEEGAAAAAAEAPVLRRHAVVVMVDRLDLATARAIQYARALNPDDLRAVHFAIDKRKAQALIKRWGRLGLSQLPLDVIDTPDRRLGRAALELAADLADGQTEVSLLFPRRTYRQAWSRLLHDRTADRIIEIVSKLPHVNATIVPFNVDSNIDSKMATTVLDKPQPTRRRAARRKPGEEDRGAMPTVAGTVPISDLQWRQRARVAGRVRSVRIQPWAGTPALECSLVDTSGEVLTIVFLGRREVAGIRNGTKMVVDGVIGAHRGRLAMLNPIYELLEVPEAEEA